Proteins from one Niallia circulans genomic window:
- a CDS encoding aspartate/glutamate racemase family protein, with protein MKTIGLIGGLSWESTADYYQIINTLVKEELGGLNSAKCLIYSFNMEEMAVLQREGKWEQAAQLMEDAAKTLETGGAEVILICTNTMHKVAQEVQEAISVPLIHIAQSTARSITTKGLKKVGLLGTKFTMEQDFYKEVLDQYGIETIIPEAVEREDIHSIIFDELCQGKFFPDSKERYLEIIRKLCADGAEGIILGCTEIPLLIKDEDIDIPLFNTTYLHSKEAVDFSFGKE; from the coding sequence ATGAAAACAATTGGACTAATCGGCGGACTTAGCTGGGAATCAACAGCAGACTATTATCAAATCATTAATACTTTAGTGAAAGAAGAGCTTGGAGGATTAAATTCTGCAAAATGTTTAATCTATTCCTTTAATATGGAGGAAATGGCTGTTCTTCAGCGTGAAGGAAAATGGGAACAAGCAGCTCAATTAATGGAAGATGCAGCCAAAACATTGGAAACGGGCGGTGCAGAGGTTATCCTTATTTGCACGAACACGATGCATAAGGTGGCACAAGAGGTGCAAGAAGCGATTTCCGTTCCCCTTATTCACATTGCGCAATCAACTGCACGAAGCATTACAACAAAAGGTCTTAAAAAAGTTGGTTTGCTTGGAACGAAATTTACGATGGAGCAAGATTTCTATAAAGAAGTTCTTGATCAATACGGCATCGAAACAATCATTCCAGAAGCTGTTGAGAGAGAGGATATTCACTCAATCATTTTCGATGAGCTTTGCCAAGGAAAATTCTTCCCAGACTCGAAGGAACGTTATTTAGAAATCATCCGTAAGCTTTGTGCTGATGGTGCAGAAGGAATTATTCTTGGATGTACAGAAATTCCCCTATTGATTAAGGATGAGGATATTGACATTCCTTTATTTAACACAACTTACCTTCATTCCAAAGAGGCTGTTGACTTCTCCTTTGGCAAGGAATAA
- a CDS encoding STAS domain-containing protein, translating to MQKNEQLYNYFIENADRLTDEWYANLDRTDPNGVYASDNLEVIRTLKKQNNDFHYYLAKVFIEEEESFLKEFQEWVVAIASDKEHLETPIHFIIREFIRTREQYFQVVREFQKQNDVPEERITAWNRSIVRIFDIVIVQFTEQFHENSIKQLQAQQEMINELSSPVILLSKNRALLPLVGDIDTARAAAILENTIKQCADKKVTQLFIDLSGVIIIDTMVAHQIFQLIHGLSLIGVHSTLSGIRPEIATTAIQLGLSFNDISIASTLSKAIAQDSEFFSE from the coding sequence TTGCAGAAGAATGAACAGTTATATAACTATTTCATTGAAAATGCGGACAGATTAACTGATGAATGGTATGCAAATTTGGATAGAACAGATCCTAACGGTGTATACGCTTCCGATAATCTGGAGGTTATCCGAACATTAAAAAAGCAAAATAACGATTTTCATTATTACTTAGCAAAGGTATTTATCGAGGAAGAGGAAAGTTTTCTGAAGGAATTTCAGGAATGGGTGGTAGCCATTGCTTCCGATAAGGAGCACTTAGAAACTCCTATTCATTTTATCATTAGAGAATTCATCCGAACGAGAGAGCAATATTTTCAGGTAGTGAGGGAGTTTCAGAAACAGAACGATGTTCCAGAGGAACGCATTACAGCTTGGAATCGGAGCATAGTGAGGATATTTGATATTGTCATCGTCCAATTTACAGAACAATTCCATGAAAACTCCATTAAACAGCTTCAGGCACAACAGGAAATGATTAATGAACTCAGCTCGCCTGTTATTTTGCTCAGCAAAAACCGTGCATTGCTGCCGCTTGTTGGCGACATTGATACAGCGCGTGCTGCTGCTATTTTGGAAAATACTATTAAACAATGTGCTGACAAGAAGGTTACACAGCTGTTTATCGATTTGTCTGGAGTCATCATTATTGACACGATGGTAGCACACCAAATTTTTCAGCTGATTCATGGATTGAGTTTAATTGGAGTTCATTCCACACTTTCTGGTATCAGGCCGGAGATTGCCACAACTGCGATTCAGTTAGGATTATCCTTTAATGATATTTCCATTGCATCCACACTAAGCAAAGCGATTGCCCAAGACAGTGAATTTTTTAGTGAGTAA
- a CDS encoding VOC family protein, producing MSFHEYPNLYVEHITLKVKDLEKMISFYKEIIGFQILEQTDSKAALSADGKTALLHLEKLEEAEDKRRRTTGLYHFALLVPTREDLGAQLQHLLESGYPLQGASDHNVSEALYLGDPEGNGIEIYRDRAADEWAWDGEFVKMDTLQMDAQGVLDSGSQLQWNGLPKETKMGHIHLHVAELAETADFYVKGLGFDIVQKYGTQAFFISTGKYHHHIGLNTWNGVGAPAPKETNPGMKYFDLKVPSHAAREEIAARLTDMNAEVKQDNNAYYVKDPSGNTIRLVL from the coding sequence TTGAGTTTTCATGAGTACCCAAATTTATATGTAGAGCATATAACGTTAAAAGTAAAAGATTTAGAAAAAATGATTTCCTTTTATAAAGAGATTATCGGCTTTCAAATATTAGAGCAGACTGACAGCAAGGCAGCTTTAAGTGCAGACGGGAAAACAGCGTTGTTACATTTAGAAAAGCTTGAGGAAGCAGAAGACAAAAGAAGACGGACAACAGGATTATATCATTTTGCCCTTCTTGTACCGACAAGAGAGGATCTTGGCGCGCAATTGCAGCATTTACTGGAAAGCGGCTACCCGCTGCAAGGGGCTTCTGACCATAATGTAAGTGAGGCACTATATCTTGGAGACCCAGAGGGAAATGGCATCGAAATTTATCGTGACCGTGCTGCGGATGAATGGGCTTGGGATGGAGAATTTGTAAAAATGGACACGTTACAAATGGATGCTCAAGGTGTGTTGGATTCAGGCAGTCAACTACAGTGGAATGGCTTGCCAAAAGAGACAAAAATGGGACATATTCATCTTCATGTTGCCGAATTAGCGGAAACGGCAGATTTCTATGTGAAAGGCTTAGGCTTTGATATAGTTCAGAAATATGGAACACAAGCCTTCTTTATATCTACTGGCAAGTACCATCACCATATCGGCCTTAATACATGGAATGGAGTTGGTGCTCCTGCACCGAAGGAAACAAATCCTGGCATGAAATATTTTGACTTGAAGGTCCCAAGTCATGCTGCAAGAGAGGAAATAGCTGCAAGACTGACAGATATGAATGCAGAGGTGAAGCAGGATAATAATGCTTACTATGTTAAAGATCCGTCTGGAAATACTATTCGTTTAGTTCTTTAA
- a CDS encoding winged helix-turn-helix transcriptional regulator yields MNPSVICPRFEKAMGLLSQRWTGLIIYQLLNGSQRFCTIESSIGISGRLLSERLKELEKQGIVLREVFPEIPVRIEYSLTEKGRSLQPLMNEIEKWSQTWLEP; encoded by the coding sequence ATGAATCCATCTGTCATTTGTCCAAGGTTTGAAAAAGCCATGGGACTGCTAAGTCAGCGTTGGACTGGTTTGATTATTTATCAGCTCCTAAATGGATCTCAGCGCTTCTGCACCATTGAATCATCTATTGGCATCAGCGGGCGTCTTCTTTCAGAAAGGCTTAAGGAATTAGAAAAACAAGGAATTGTCTTACGGGAAGTCTTCCCTGAAATTCCTGTGCGTATAGAATATTCTCTGACTGAAAAAGGCCGTTCATTACAGCCACTAATGAACGAAATTGAAAAATGGTCGCAAACCTGGCTGGAGCCGTAA
- a CDS encoding excisionase family DNA-binding protein, producing MYLTIEETAEYLSVSVSYVENLVLQGKVRVLHDEEGNVLIYKDQFKTHFKQLEKYQLLIQELENEPIPEDKDIKDED from the coding sequence ATGTATTTAACAATAGAAGAAACAGCTGAATATTTGTCTGTATCTGTTTCATATGTGGAAAATTTAGTGTTGCAGGGAAAAGTTAGAGTATTGCATGATGAGGAAGGGAATGTGCTGATTTATAAAGATCAGTTTAAGACTCATTTTAAGCAGCTGGAAAAATATCAGCTTCTTATACAAGAACTGGAAAACGAACCAATACCAGAAGATAAAGATATTAAGGATGAAGATTAA
- a CDS encoding EAL domain-containing protein, which translates to MFSLPDSSKVVYLEGHYSMPVVALSIIIACISSYTALSMNERIRYNSFFHHYVWLTLASLTMGFGIWSMHFIGMSALMLPTSMSYNIGLTVISVLPAMLASFLAFYMTSSGNRSTKTIVISGIVMGVGISAMHYVGMMAMVMKDVKYVYQLKYFILSVIIAITVSFVSLFIFSRLNRYMSNLLLKLLTSIIMGLAVASMHYTGMYAVKYYVAADKYLDYSIMHEMNVGILILAVAAGTFVILLISGLSALLDRYVDYRINYFDPLTRLPNRRQFENIIHTPGNVNGLAILHIHELEKWNSTYGFDFGDEIIRYIEQLIVKLKPKTVAVYRIEGNRLGFISNSKEDNKKLEEMAFQISAILSSAINIKDRMIIVNTVFALSLLDKKRDEKLLYDNAIAVLNHHSVRYDHEVIHYNPEVHIQSFQNTLVADVEQAMRENHFYLVYQPKVEMVSERLAGLEALLRWNHPTYGFLSPAVFIPILESADKMFDVTDWVIDRVCQQIASWEKNGEKIQVSVNIPGPYVTSPRLMSYLRESIDKYGFEPELLELEMTETSAVENIEGAIQAVHAFRNSGFSVALDDFGTGVSSLSYLKRLPVSTLKIDKSFVDGVPGSRKDSEIMKAIIALGNSLHLNIVIEGVETAQQVDYLYHVDGCKVLQGYFYAKPMVLSELEDWREKFISELTIC; encoded by the coding sequence ATGTTTTCGTTGCCAGATAGCAGTAAGGTAGTTTATTTAGAAGGCCATTATTCTATGCCTGTTGTCGCATTATCCATTATTATTGCGTGTATTTCATCTTATACTGCTCTATCCATGAATGAGAGAATAAGATACAATAGCTTCTTTCATCACTATGTATGGCTGACCCTTGCATCGCTAACAATGGGATTTGGGATATGGTCCATGCATTTTATCGGGATGAGTGCACTAATGCTTCCGACTTCGATGAGTTACAATATAGGTTTGACCGTTATATCTGTATTACCTGCGATGCTTGCGTCCTTCCTCGCGTTTTATATGACAAGCTCTGGAAATCGTTCGACTAAAACGATAGTAATCTCAGGTATTGTCATGGGAGTAGGTATTTCTGCCATGCACTATGTAGGTATGATGGCGATGGTTATGAAGGATGTAAAGTATGTTTATCAGCTTAAATATTTTATCCTATCAGTAATCATTGCGATAACAGTATCATTTGTGTCACTATTTATTTTTTCACGCTTGAACAGATATATGAGTAATCTGCTTTTAAAGCTGTTAACTTCGATTATAATGGGACTTGCTGTCGCTAGTATGCACTATACCGGAATGTATGCGGTGAAGTACTATGTGGCTGCAGATAAGTATTTAGATTACAGCATAATGCATGAAATGAATGTAGGAATATTAATTCTAGCCGTTGCAGCGGGGACATTTGTGATTCTGCTTATATCCGGCTTATCGGCATTGCTTGACCGCTATGTTGATTATAGAATTAATTATTTTGACCCGTTAACAAGATTGCCGAATAGAAGGCAATTTGAAAATATTATTCATACTCCCGGAAATGTTAATGGATTAGCCATTCTCCATATTCATGAGTTGGAAAAATGGAATAGTACGTATGGATTTGACTTCGGTGATGAAATTATCCGATACATTGAACAGCTAATAGTTAAGCTTAAACCGAAAACCGTCGCGGTCTATCGAATTGAAGGGAATAGGCTCGGGTTTATAAGTAATAGCAAGGAGGATAATAAAAAACTGGAGGAAATGGCTTTTCAGATCTCAGCGATTCTTTCATCAGCCATAAATATTAAGGACAGAATGATTATTGTTAATACTGTCTTTGCCCTTTCGTTGCTTGATAAGAAACGGGATGAAAAGCTGCTTTATGACAATGCCATAGCTGTTTTAAATCATCACTCTGTGCGCTATGATCATGAAGTGATTCATTACAATCCGGAGGTTCATATTCAGTCCTTCCAGAACACACTTGTTGCCGATGTCGAACAGGCTATGAGGGAAAATCACTTTTACCTTGTATATCAGCCAAAAGTGGAAATGGTGTCTGAGAGATTAGCAGGCTTAGAAGCTTTGTTGAGATGGAATCATCCCACGTATGGATTTTTATCGCCAGCAGTTTTTATTCCAATTCTGGAATCAGCGGACAAAATGTTTGATGTGACTGATTGGGTTATTGACAGAGTATGTCAGCAGATTGCAAGCTGGGAGAAAAACGGAGAAAAAATACAGGTGTCTGTTAATATTCCTGGTCCTTATGTGACTTCCCCAAGGCTTATGTCTTATTTGAGAGAGTCAATTGACAAATATGGATTTGAACCAGAGCTATTAGAGCTTGAAATGACGGAAACAAGCGCTGTTGAAAATATTGAAGGAGCAATCCAAGCAGTACATGCATTCAGAAACAGTGGCTTTTCAGTTGCTCTTGATGATTTTGGTACAGGAGTGTCTTCGCTATCGTACCTTAAGAGGCTGCCAGTTTCTACTTTAAAAATCGATAAGTCCTTTGTTGACGGCGTACCAGGTTCCCGGAAGGATTCGGAAATTATGAAAGCAATTATTGCTTTAGGGAATTCCTTGCACTTGAATATTGTTATTGAAGGTGTTGAAACAGCTCAGCAAGTGGACTATTTATATCATGTAGATGGATGTAAAGTGCTTCAAGGCTATTTCTATGCCAAGCCGATGGTTCTATCAGAGCTGGAGGACTGGCGGGAGAAATTTATAAGTGAATTAACTATTTGTTAA
- a CDS encoding class I SAM-dependent methyltransferase: protein MKGKDYDKILRIKTEGEQAGFNNSLHYHRYEPTPYEYLKVFFEEYQLQPDDRLIDFGCGKGRLLFLLHHLFQLTSVGIEMNEVFYEDAQRNKQSYFRSTKKQEDIQFLLCKAEEYAIDPADTIFYFFNPFSIKIFTKVINNILFSTEQFERSIKIILYYPSDEYIFLLDEHPSFVRETVFSIPAFHKESREKFVVYRLY from the coding sequence ATGAAAGGAAAAGATTATGATAAAATCCTGCGCATAAAAACAGAAGGAGAGCAGGCTGGCTTTAATAACTCACTCCACTATCATCGCTATGAACCGACTCCATATGAATATTTAAAAGTATTTTTTGAGGAGTATCAGCTTCAACCAGACGACCGGCTCATTGATTTTGGCTGTGGAAAAGGGAGGCTGCTATTTTTACTTCATCATTTATTCCAGCTCACAAGTGTTGGGATTGAAATGAATGAAGTATTTTATGAGGATGCCCAGAGAAATAAACAGAGCTATTTTAGAAGCACTAAGAAGCAGGAGGACATACAATTTTTGTTATGCAAAGCGGAAGAATATGCAATTGATCCTGCTGATACAATTTTTTATTTTTTTAATCCTTTTTCAATCAAGATATTTACAAAAGTAATAAATAATATTTTATTTTCAACAGAGCAGTTTGAGCGAAGCATTAAAATCATCTTATATTATCCATCAGATGAGTATATTTTCCTGTTGGATGAACATCCCTCCTTTGTAAGAGAAACTGTATTTTCCATCCCTGCTTTTCATAAAGAATCGAGGGAAAAGTTTGTTGTTTACAGGCTTTACTAA
- a CDS encoding glycoside hydrolase family 13 protein, producing the protein MNKKWWKESVAYQVYPRSFMDSNGDGVGDLKGVTSKLDYLKDLGIDVIWLSPMFKSPNDDNGYDISDYQDIMEDFGSMEDFDELLHEVHARGMKLILDLVINHTSDEHPWFIESRSSKDNPKRDWYIWRDGKEGKEPNNWESIFSGSAWKFDEETEQYFMHIFSARQPDLNWENAEVREALYNMVNWWLDKGIDGYRVDAISHIKKAPGLPDLYNPNHLDYVPSFPYMMNVHGIDDFLSEFANKTIKNYDIMTVGEANGVGLDDADKWVGEEQGYFNMIFQFEFLSLWNKDEEDKVDIIALKKVLSKWQNGLEGRGWNALFIENHDQPRRVSSWGNDKRYWKESSKMLAAMYFLMKGTPFIYQGQEIGMTNVQFPSIDDYDDVGMINFYKVESEKGVPHEDIMNVVWKQGRDNARTPMQWNKENMAGFTTSNHTWIGVNPNYLEINVEDQKQDSDSILAFYKELIRLRKGSPLFTYGSYQLLLANHPRLFVYTRTLGKRQAIIINNFSDKPTIFKVPSELTYKYSELALHNYEVRDKKLRKQTALKPYETRVYFIS; encoded by the coding sequence ATGAACAAAAAATGGTGGAAAGAAAGTGTAGCATATCAAGTTTATCCGAGAAGCTTTATGGACAGCAATGGTGATGGAGTGGGTGACTTAAAGGGTGTCACTTCAAAGCTTGATTATCTGAAAGACCTTGGCATTGATGTCATTTGGCTTTCTCCTATGTTCAAATCACCGAATGATGATAATGGCTATGATATTTCGGATTATCAGGATATTATGGAAGACTTTGGTTCGATGGAGGATTTTGATGAGCTTCTTCATGAGGTGCACGCACGAGGCATGAAGCTGATTCTGGATTTGGTCATAAATCATACGAGTGATGAACATCCATGGTTTATTGAGTCACGCTCATCGAAAGACAATCCAAAACGAGATTGGTATATATGGAGAGACGGTAAGGAAGGAAAAGAGCCGAACAACTGGGAGTCTATTTTCAGCGGTTCTGCATGGAAATTCGATGAAGAAACAGAGCAATACTTCATGCATATATTTTCAGCAAGACAGCCTGATCTTAACTGGGAGAATGCAGAAGTGCGAGAAGCCCTTTATAACATGGTTAACTGGTGGCTTGATAAGGGAATTGATGGCTACAGAGTAGATGCCATCTCCCATATAAAAAAGGCCCCAGGCTTGCCGGACTTATACAATCCGAATCATTTGGATTATGTACCAAGCTTCCCTTACATGATGAACGTCCATGGAATTGATGATTTTTTGAGCGAGTTCGCTAATAAAACAATTAAGAATTATGATATTATGACGGTCGGCGAGGCAAACGGTGTCGGTTTAGATGATGCAGATAAGTGGGTTGGTGAGGAGCAAGGTTATTTCAATATGATTTTTCAGTTTGAGTTCCTAAGTTTATGGAATAAAGACGAGGAAGATAAGGTAGATATTATTGCCTTGAAAAAAGTGCTCTCCAAATGGCAAAACGGATTAGAGGGCAGAGGCTGGAATGCTTTGTTTATTGAAAACCATGATCAGCCCCGCAGGGTGTCTTCTTGGGGAAATGATAAGCGCTACTGGAAGGAAAGCTCTAAAATGCTTGCTGCCATGTATTTCCTTATGAAGGGAACGCCATTTATTTATCAAGGTCAGGAAATCGGCATGACAAATGTTCAATTCCCTTCTATTGATGATTATGATGATGTTGGCATGATTAATTTCTATAAAGTCGAATCAGAGAAGGGTGTGCCTCATGAGGACATCATGAACGTTGTCTGGAAGCAGGGCCGTGACAATGCAAGAACCCCAATGCAATGGAATAAAGAAAATATGGCTGGCTTTACAACTTCGAATCATACATGGATTGGTGTGAACCCTAATTATCTGGAGATAAATGTCGAGGATCAAAAGCAGGACTCTGATTCTATCCTTGCCTTTTATAAAGAGCTAATACGTTTGAGAAAAGGCAGCCCATTATTTACTTATGGAAGCTATCAGCTATTATTGGCAAACCATCCAAGATTGTTTGTCTATACAAGAACCTTAGGGAAAAGACAGGCAATCATCATTAACAATTTCAGTGATAAGCCGACGATATTTAAGGTTCCTTCCGAACTCACCTACAAATATTCAGAGCTTGCCCTTCATAATTATGAGGTTAGGGATAAGAAGCTTCGCAAGCAAACAGCTCTTAAGCCATACGAAACAAGAGTATATTTTATCAGTTAG
- a CDS encoding response regulator: protein MKVLIVDDEKHVREGIRLLANWEENNIEEIYEASNGEDAIQIIERFKPELIFSDMKMPKMDGTKLLEWIKENRPTSKTVVITGYDDYDYMRKAIHFNSFDYLLKPVDPEILNNTLKNAVEKWNEEELDRKKKLNFDQLVNKMKPAYRDRKLTHFLTSRSVNEEVFREFQFYLASEYRVAVMSLTEKTIEQFNKDRELAYFSILNIISEALNEKRTGIAFRYLANKGEIAIILWNKAEDVDRQLTEIYQKIRAAFNISCPIAVGGPVSELAKLMDSYELGKEQLLSRNVLEKRETRVYIKPVLPKLEWKSLMKHNTAIKMAMQTGEIGAFTDIIQQIENEFTENGFLSWKQLLHFEKEYRIVGERWYKHFQIPLPSAWDSATNRTDAFFEPEGSFLLEEYKAYITREIAVFLKKVKRAASSKERSIIYEIEKYVIANFNRDVKLQELSEQFYISREYISRKFKKEFHVTITDYLTKIRVEKAKSLLVNSSLKVYEIANLIGYQDDKYFRKLFKKTVGVTPNEYRDSKING, encoded by the coding sequence ATGAAGGTTTTAATCGTTGATGATGAAAAGCATGTAAGGGAAGGCATTCGGCTGCTTGCGAATTGGGAAGAGAATAATATAGAAGAGATTTATGAGGCAAGCAATGGGGAAGATGCAATTCAGATCATTGAGCGCTTTAAGCCAGAATTAATTTTCTCAGATATGAAGATGCCGAAAATGGACGGAACAAAATTGCTTGAATGGATTAAGGAAAATAGACCGACAAGCAAAACGGTTGTTATCACAGGTTATGATGACTATGATTATATGCGTAAAGCAATTCATTTCAACAGCTTTGATTATCTATTAAAACCAGTTGATCCTGAAATCTTGAATAATACCCTGAAAAACGCAGTGGAAAAATGGAATGAAGAGGAGTTAGACAGAAAAAAGAAGCTGAACTTTGACCAGCTTGTTAACAAGATGAAGCCTGCATACCGGGACAGAAAACTAACTCATTTTTTAACAAGCAGATCTGTCAACGAAGAGGTTTTTCGCGAATTCCAATTCTATTTGGCAAGTGAATACCGGGTTGCTGTAATGTCCTTAACGGAAAAAACAATCGAGCAATTCAACAAGGACAGGGAATTAGCTTATTTTTCGATCCTGAATATTATAAGTGAAGCCTTAAATGAAAAAAGAACCGGCATTGCGTTTCGCTATTTAGCGAATAAAGGAGAAATCGCTATTATTCTTTGGAATAAGGCTGAGGATGTGGACAGGCAACTGACTGAAATCTATCAAAAAATCCGTGCAGCCTTTAATATTTCCTGTCCGATAGCGGTTGGCGGACCTGTAAGTGAGCTTGCAAAGCTGATGGATTCTTATGAATTGGGAAAAGAGCAGCTGTTATCTAGGAATGTTCTTGAAAAACGGGAAACAAGAGTTTATATTAAACCGGTTTTGCCTAAGCTAGAGTGGAAAAGCTTAATGAAACACAACACAGCGATTAAGATGGCAATGCAAACAGGAGAAATTGGCGCATTTACAGACATTATTCAGCAAATAGAAAATGAATTTACAGAGAACGGCTTTTTATCATGGAAGCAGCTATTGCATTTTGAAAAGGAATATCGGATTGTTGGAGAACGGTGGTATAAGCACTTCCAAATTCCTCTTCCAAGTGCATGGGATAGTGCCACCAATAGAACGGATGCCTTTTTTGAACCAGAGGGCAGCTTTCTTCTTGAGGAATATAAGGCTTATATTACAAGAGAAATAGCTGTGTTCTTGAAAAAAGTGAAAAGAGCTGCTTCAAGTAAAGAAAGAAGCATTATTTATGAAATTGAAAAATATGTTATTGCGAATTTCAACAGAGATGTTAAATTGCAGGAGCTTTCAGAACAGTTTTATATAAGCAGAGAATATATTTCGCGTAAGTTCAAAAAAGAATTTCATGTTACGATTACTGACTATTTAACTAAAATAAGAGTGGAAAAGGCTAAATCTCTGCTTGTGAACAGCTCGCTAAAAGTATATGAGATTGCTAATCTGATAGGATATCAGGATGATAAGTATTTCCGTAAGCTGTTTAAGAAAACAGTTGGAGTTACCCCAAATGAATACAGAGATTCGAAGATTAACGGATAG
- a CDS encoding cache domain-containing sensor histidine kinase yields the protein MRWGIRKKLILLLMIATILPFGTGIIITYYYTIDSIKERSVTTNYDFIKKGEEELSVYLEDIAQMSSVLYRYTPFMNVLGNGISDDSKVNEEEVRRLLAYLFNTRTEIEQMHLYINNGSDSYTNYHSKISARVKYKNVFDHPYYAQFKTNTTDYSLIEAPHEIYSYNNISEIPNSEKVNVLSFHNIIRNIPSEDFLGFLSIDINLSRIASIAERLYTAGDEDLYIVDDQRKIIYSSSKEEIGKGMADNWFNKMTKERDKHSLEWEDKDFSGVIVFQKFSVQEKDWYIAKRIPYAVLYQTARETVVMNSLIGVIALAIVLLITSLVSVKVTAPIKVLIANMKKVEKGQLEADFDSLGNDEIGMLGKHFKSMIEKINLLIDKEYKLEIENKASQLRVLRSQINPHFLYNSLQSIGTLALKAKAANVYSLLTSLSNIMRYSMNMQEDIVPFTMEVKHAKSYLALQKQRFDERFEYTIEIAPGIGTLHVPKMILQPIVENCFKHGFGDQDKQEEISIQATLLNDYIVLSVSDNGKGVSQKQLQDIRQKLYRKDAVTEPGQRESIGLKNIYERLQIYYNNQAEMIISGKEEHGFMVEIYIPKKLNGVQEK from the coding sequence ATGAGATGGGGAATTCGGAAGAAACTGATACTGCTGCTGATGATTGCAACAATTCTCCCTTTCGGAACGGGCATTATCATTACTTATTACTATACGATTGACTCTATTAAAGAAAGATCTGTCACAACCAACTATGACTTTATCAAAAAAGGTGAGGAAGAGCTGTCCGTCTATCTCGAGGATATTGCCCAGATGTCGTCTGTCCTGTATCGCTATACTCCTTTCATGAATGTACTTGGAAATGGCATATCTGATGACAGCAAGGTTAATGAGGAAGAGGTCAGAAGGCTGCTTGCGTATTTGTTTAATACAAGGACGGAAATAGAGCAAATGCACCTGTACATTAACAATGGTTCTGACTCTTATACAAATTATCACAGCAAAATCAGTGCCAGAGTTAAGTACAAAAATGTCTTTGATCACCCTTATTATGCTCAATTTAAAACGAATACGACAGACTATTCTCTTATTGAGGCGCCACATGAAATATACAGTTACAACAATATTTCTGAAATACCCAATTCAGAGAAAGTGAATGTGTTAAGTTTTCATAATATCATTCGAAACATCCCATCAGAGGATTTTCTTGGTTTTCTGTCCATTGATATCAACCTGTCAAGAATTGCGAGCATAGCAGAACGGCTTTATACAGCAGGGGATGAAGATTTGTATATTGTGGATGATCAAAGAAAAATCATTTATTCCTCATCTAAAGAGGAAATAGGTAAAGGGATGGCAGATAATTGGTTTAATAAAATGACGAAAGAGAGAGACAAGCACAGTCTGGAATGGGAGGATAAGGACTTTTCAGGTGTGATTGTATTTCAGAAGTTCTCTGTCCAAGAAAAAGACTGGTATATAGCAAAGCGGATTCCTTATGCCGTTTTGTACCAGACAGCAAGAGAAACTGTTGTGATGAATAGCTTAATTGGTGTTATAGCGTTAGCGATTGTGTTATTAATTACATCACTTGTTTCTGTTAAGGTAACAGCGCCGATTAAAGTACTGATTGCCAATATGAAAAAGGTAGAAAAAGGCCAGCTGGAAGCGGATTTTGACTCGTTAGGAAATGATGAAATTGGCATGCTCGGCAAACACTTTAAATCAATGATAGAAAAGATTAATTTGCTGATTGATAAAGAATATAAGCTGGAGATAGAGAATAAGGCTTCACAGCTAAGAGTGTTACGGTCCCAAATTAATCCGCACTTCTTATATAACAGTCTTCAATCAATCGGAACATTGGCATTGAAGGCAAAAGCTGCAAATGTTTACTCGCTGCTTACGTCTTTATCAAACATTATGAGGTATAGCATGAATATGCAGGAGGACATTGTTCCGTTTACGATGGAAGTTAAGCATGCAAAAAGCTACCTAGCCTTGCAAAAGCAGCGGTTTGATGAGCGCTTTGAGTACACGATTGAAATTGCACCAGGAATTGGGACTCTGCATGTCCCGAAAATGATTCTCCAGCCAATTGTTGAAAATTGCTTCAAACATGGTTTTGGTGACCAGGACAAGCAGGAGGAAATTTCAATTCAGGCCACATTATTAAATGACTATATTGTTCTGTCTGTTAGTGATAATGGCAAGGGGGTCAGCCAAAAGCAGCTTCAGGATATCAGGCAAAAGCTGTATAGGAAGGATGCTGTCACTGAACCTGGTCAAAGGGAATCGATCGGCCTGAAAAATATTTATGAACGGCTGCAAATTTATTATAACAATCAGGCTGAAATGATCATAAGCGGCAAGGAAGAACATGGGTTTATGGTAGAAATATATATTCCGAAGAAACTTAATGGGGTGCAGGAAAAATGA